A stretch of Malus sylvestris chromosome 11, drMalSylv7.2, whole genome shotgun sequence DNA encodes these proteins:
- the LOC126591009 gene encoding uncharacterized protein LOC126591009: protein MEIAADSLDGSVIFHAINEISGFVLYMHQQIPAMLQDITLEFDSLCSEYKDLEMAVQQNEVKPSLRRKHAGEMREAKRGIRRFEKLMRQVSDLQTALKQMISEVHEFRDAILIVGGSPLRPQHVYELSFSSGTAVSELDFAKSRASEVLCRKAIRGLIAKGAGCAAYSGPSKLFLLVKAPVSFNLPLHFLPKRDFRYSNKIVPLKLKIKSKTHDPKTDASSQTGSSDGVVESTPNDFIWFQCRHVIKGLECNTPTDGE from the exons ATGGAGATCGCCGCCGACTCTCTGGACGGCTCTGTGATCTTCCACGCCATTAACGAAATCTCCGGTTTCGTGCTTTACATGCACCAGCAAATCCCTGC AATGTTGCAGGATATCACTCTGGAATTCGATTCGCTCTGTTCTGAGTACAAGGATTTG GAAATGGCGGTTCAGCAAAACGAGGTGAAGCCGTCGCTCCGGAGGAAGCACGCCGGCGAAATGCGGGAGGCGAAGCGCGGGATTCGGAGATTCGAAAAGCTGATGCGTCAGGTTTCCGACCTCCAAACTGCTCTGAAGCAGATGATCAGCGAGGTTCATGAGTTCCGAGACGCGATTCTGATAGTCGGAGGGAGTCCGCTCCGACCTCAGCACGTCTATGAGCTGAGTTTTTCGAGCGGAACTGCTGTTTCCGAACTTGACTTTGCGAAAAGCAGGGCGTCGGAAGTGCTTTGTAGAAAAGCCATTCGGGGGCTGATTGCAAAGGGTGCTGGGTGTGCTGCTTATTCAGGGCCTTCCAAGCTGTTTCTGCTGGTGAAGGCTCCGGTTTCTTTCAATCTGcctctccattttcttccaaaGCGTGATTTCCGATACAGCAACAAG ATTGTGCCTCTGAAACTAAAGATCAAGAGCAAAACCCATGATCCGAAAACGGATGCTTCTTCTCAAACTGGCAGCTCTGATGGTGTGGTTGAGTCTACTCCAAATGATTTTATATG GTTTCAATGCCGGCATGTAATCAAGGGCCTCGAATGTAACACACCAACCGATGGAGAATAG
- the LOC126591007 gene encoding preprotein translocase subunit SCY2, chloroplastic-like, translated as MDLRRPNNGPINIVSNAKRASKAEDYFLHLKDEPFPSLTELNSPAAPCCSISSAMEATLLSSQRFHPKLSPVKSRGAVSGCEIQICCLPIVRNSCYVSLRTNPRNFMLPNRPLLSRVNRRVSAKFSNQFLNDYTNVEATPPESLKVEVNPLSGSDGTEISKQNKVENVKDEQARPMTFRNRFLNFVRLSSVVSNAAESFFKSEIRRRLFVTAVLIVISRVGYFIPLPGFDRRLIPQDYLSFVSGSVDELGDFAAELKMSFFQLGISPQIIASIIMQVLCHVVPSLVKLRKEGLDGHEKIKSYIWWLSFGFAIVEAIILACYSLPYSIYAASYRVKHVMVTSMLLVCGAMTMTWICDTISESGFGQGSSLIICVQILTGYTETLYKMLSQLSGSSVSWGPYLFAVLGVFTIVTMWAVVVTEGCRKIKLQYYGFKLASAVRDDSPITEVEPYIPFTINPSGMQPVLTTTYLLAFPSILASILGSPFWEHVKEILNPENTIGAGPWVYYSVYAFFVFLFNIFDIANLPKEIADYLNKMGARIPNIKPGKATIEYLTKIQASTRFWGGLLLSILATTSSIIDHYLRNINAGFAIGLTSVLIIVGSIIELRRSYQAYNVMPSLSKALSRYGV; from the exons ATGGACCTTCGCAGACCTAACAATGGGCCAATAAATATCGTGTCTAATGCAAAACGAGCGAGTAAAGCAGAGGATTATTTCCTCCACCTTAAAGATGAGCCGTTTCCCAGCTTAACCGAACTGAACAGTCCCGCTGCTCCGTGTTGCTCTATCAGTTCCGCCATGGAAGCCACTCTTCTCAGCTCGCAACGCTTCCATCCCAAACTCTCGCCCGTAAAATCTCGAG GTGCAGTTTCAGGCTGTGAAATTCAAATTTGTTGTTTGCCAATTGTTAGGAATAGTTGCTATGTTTCCCTTAGgacaaaccctagaaatttcaTGTTGCCAAACAGGCCCTTATTGTCCAGAGTGAACAGAAGAGTCTCCGCTAAGTTTTCGAACCAGTTCCTAAATGATTATACAAATGTTGAGGCTACGCCTCCAGAGTCACTAAAGGTTGAAGTTAATCCGTTGAGTGGGAGTGACGGGACGGAAATTTCGAAACAGAACAAGGTTGAGAATGTAAAGGATGAGCAGGCCAGACCTATGACGTTTAGAAACCGGTTTTTGAATTTCGTGCGCCTGAGTTCAGTGGTTAGTAATGCTGCTGAGTCGTTCTTCAAGAGCGAGATTAGGAGGAGGCTGTTTGTAACAGCTGTGCTAATTGTGATCAGTCGTGTTGGTTATTTTATCCCTCTGCCTGGATTTGATAGAAGGTTGATCCCTCAAGATTACCTAAGCTTTGTATCGGGATCTGTTG ATGAACTTGGCGATTTTGCAGCAGAGCTTAAAATGTCTTTCTTTCAGCTTGGAATCAGTCCTCAAATCATAGCATCGATCATAATGCAG GTACTATGTCATGTTGTTCCCTCCCTGGTAAAGCTGCGGAAGGAAGGCTTAGATGGTCATGAGAAGATTAAGAGTTATAT ATGGTGGCTATCTTTTGGCTTTGCAATAGTGGAAGCTATCATACTTGCTTGTTATTCGCTTCCATATTCAATCTATGCGGCTAGCTACAG GGTCAAGCATGTGATGGTGACAAGTATGTTATTGGTCTGTGGAGCGATGACAATGACGTGGATTTGTGATACCATCTCAGAATCTGGATTTG GTCAAGGTTCATCTCTAATTATTTGTGTACAAATATTGACTGGCTACACAGAGACGTTATACAAAATGCTGTCTCAGCTCTCAG GAAGTTCTGTTAGTTGGGGGCCTTACTTATTTGCAGTATTGGGCGTTTTCACTATAGTCACTATGTGGGCAGTTGTGGTGACCGAAGGGTGCAGGAAGATAAAGCTGCAGTACTATGGTTTTAAGCTTGCTTCTGCTGTAAG AGATGACTCACCTATTACCGAAGTGGAGCCCTATATCCCTTTTACCATTAACCCTTCAGGAATGCAGCCTGTTCTCACCACTACTTATCTCTTGGCCTTTCCCAGCATTCTTGCaag TattcttggttcacctttctggGAGCATGTTAAGGAGATATTGAACCCCGAAAATACCATTGGGGCAGGGCCCTGGGTGTACTATTCAGTATATGCATTTTTTGTGTTCTTATTCAATATATTTGACATT GCCAACTTGCCCAAGGAAATTGCTGATTACTTAAATAAGATGGGTGCCAGGATACCAAACATAAAACCTGGGAAGGCTACAATTGAGTACCTCACAAAGATTCAGGCATCGACACGTTTCTGGG GGGGGCTATTGTTAAGTATCTTGGCAACAACATCAAGCATAATCGACCATTATTTACGCAATATCAATGCAGGGTTTGCAATCGGGTTGACATCAGTCCTCATAATA GTGGGTTCTATTATTGAACTTAGAAGATCATATCAGGCATATAATGTAATGCCGAGTTTAAGCAAAGCCTTAAGCCGGTATGGTGTATAA
- the LOC126591010 gene encoding uncharacterized protein LOC126591010, whose amino-acid sequence MAAHEEGEVGFEEGMLWLPSQVLDEAICDTKAYSRLHVKHHHYHRDHLDSKSSSMRPYHRPKVNVNWSSGGPGMQAIFLDSSKKSCGTGVFLPQRAGTHFHRSKKPACAPVLLPSRVVQALNLNVHALGLQISPRQDSKEHKRKSEDYLVAQNKNGNKDVSSTQCYIISQNPNSSPELLLPKEWTY is encoded by the exons ATGGCTGCTCATGAGGAAGGAGAGGTTGGTTTCGAAGAAGGAATGTTGTGGCTGCCGTCACAAGTTTTGGATGAAGCAATATGTGACACAAAG gcgtattcgagGCTCCATGTAAAACACCACCACTACCACCGTGATCATTTG GATTCGAAATCTAGCTCGATGAGACCATATCATAGGCCAAAAGTTAATGTGAATTGGTCATCCGGAGGACCTGGAATGCAAGCCATCTTCCTGGATTCTAGTAAAAAATCATGTGGCACTGGCGTTTTTCTTCCACAACGAGCAGGCACCCACTTCCACAGAAGTAAAAAACCAG CTTGTGCTCCCGTTCTGCTGCCCTCTCGTGTGGTTCAAGCTCTGAACCTCAACGTGCATGCACTAGGCCTGCAAATTTCACCTCGACAAG ATTCTAAAGAACATAAGCGAAAAAGTGAAGACTACTTGGTAGCTCAAAACAAGAACGGAAATAAGGATGTTTCGTCTACTCAATGCTACATTATTTCCCAAAATCCGAATTCTTCACCGGAGTTGCTTCTTCCAAAGGAATGGACTTACTAA